From a single Sander vitreus isolate 19-12246 chromosome 2, sanVit1, whole genome shotgun sequence genomic region:
- the LOC144536597 gene encoding mitochondrial glycine transporter B-like isoform X1 codes for MPRKMLNGTFPHYAFYTVTNPFSFSPGLLSVCHFFLSSLLSLMSSSLCHSPILSFFPSLCPHPQAHPALKAFLCGSLSGTCSTLLFQPLDLVKTRLQTLQNNAKLGAPKVGMFNVLINVIRTENFFSLWKGVSPSFVRCIPGVGIYFSTFYSLKQHYFLERAPNAGEAVLLGAGARTVAGVCMLPFTVIKTRFESGCYNYVSVAGALRSVYETEGIRALFSGLTATLLRDAPFSGIYVMFYSQAKKAMSQEVTSSPYAPLVNFSCGVVAGVMASLATQPADVVKTHIQISPSHWSTRDAVRYIYMEHGMGGFFRGAVPRSLRRTLMAAMAWTVYEQLMARMGLKS; via the exons ATGCCGAGAAAGATGTTGAATGGTACATTTCCACATTATGCTTTTTACACTGTGACTAAtcccttctccttctctcctggTCTACTCTCTGTCTGCCATTTCTTTCTCTCGTCACTTCTCTCCCTTATGTCCTCCTCTCTTTGCCATTCCCccatcctctctttctttccatccCTCTGTCCTCATCCTCAGGCTCATCCAGCTCTCAAAGCCTTTTTGTGTGGCTCTCTCAGCGGCACCTGCTCTACACTACTCTTCCAGCCTCTGGATCTGGTCAAGACACGGCTGCAGACCCTACAGAACAATGCCAaactggg TGCACCAAAGGTGGGGATGTTCAACGTTTTAATCAACGTTATCAGGACAGAGAATTTCTTCAGTCTGTGGAAGGGAGTGTCACCA TCATTTGTGCGCTGCATCCCTGGGGTGGGCATCTACTTCAGCACCTTCTACTCCCTAAAGCAGCATTACTTCCTAGAGCGGGCACCCAACGCTGGCGAGGCTGTTCTGCTTGGAGCGGGTGCCAGAACTGTGGCTGGCGTCTGCATGCTGCCATTCACAGTCATCAAGACACGCTTCGAG AGTGGCTGCTACAACTATGTGAGTGTGGCAGGGGCTCTGAGGAGTGTGTATGAGACGGAGGGAATCAGGGCCCTGTTCTCAGGGCTGACTGCCACGCTGCTCCGAGACGCTCCGTTCTCCGGCATCTACGTCATGTTCTACAGCCAGGCCAAGAAGGCGATGTCTCAAG AGGTAACTTCGTCGCCCTATGCTCCGCTGGTGAACTTTAGCTGTGGGGTGGTGGCAGGTGTCATGGCGTCGCTGGCCACACAGCCAGCGGACGTCGTGAAGACCCATATTCAAATCAGCCCATCCCACTGGAGCACGAGAGATGCTGTCCGCTACATCTACATG GAGCATGGCATGGGCGGGTTTTTCCGTGGGGCTGTACCCAGGTCTCTGAGACGCACTCTGATGGCTGCCATGGCTTGGACTGTCTACGAACAGCTGATGGCAAGAATGGGCCTCAAATCCTGA
- the LOC144536597 gene encoding mitochondrial glycine transporter B-like isoform X4 — protein sequence MEFTSQHHREREVKEGKMQEKQDSPSRAPGRKVGAHPALKAFLCGSLSGTCSTLLFQPLDLVKTRLQTLQNNAKLGAPKVGMFNVLINVIRTENFFSLWKGVSPSFVRCIPGVGIYFSTFYSLKQHYFLERAPNAGEAVLLGAGARTVAGVCMLPFTVIKTRFESGCYNYVSVAGALRSVYETEGIRALFSGLTATLLRDAPFSGIYVMFYSQAKKAMSQEVTSSPYAPLVNFSCGVVAGVMASLATQPADVVKTHIQISPSHWSTRDAVRYIYMEHGMGGFFRGAVPRSLRRTLMAAMAWTVYEQLMARMGLKS from the exons ATGGAGTTCACATCG CAGcatcacagagagagggaggtgaaAGAGGGcaaaatgcaggaaaaacaGGATTCTCCGAGCCGAGCCCCAGGCAGGAAGgtagga GCTCATCCAGCTCTCAAAGCCTTTTTGTGTGGCTCTCTCAGCGGCACCTGCTCTACACTACTCTTCCAGCCTCTGGATCTGGTCAAGACACGGCTGCAGACCCTACAGAACAATGCCAaactggg TGCACCAAAGGTGGGGATGTTCAACGTTTTAATCAACGTTATCAGGACAGAGAATTTCTTCAGTCTGTGGAAGGGAGTGTCACCA TCATTTGTGCGCTGCATCCCTGGGGTGGGCATCTACTTCAGCACCTTCTACTCCCTAAAGCAGCATTACTTCCTAGAGCGGGCACCCAACGCTGGCGAGGCTGTTCTGCTTGGAGCGGGTGCCAGAACTGTGGCTGGCGTCTGCATGCTGCCATTCACAGTCATCAAGACACGCTTCGAG AGTGGCTGCTACAACTATGTGAGTGTGGCAGGGGCTCTGAGGAGTGTGTATGAGACGGAGGGAATCAGGGCCCTGTTCTCAGGGCTGACTGCCACGCTGCTCCGAGACGCTCCGTTCTCCGGCATCTACGTCATGTTCTACAGCCAGGCCAAGAAGGCGATGTCTCAAG AGGTAACTTCGTCGCCCTATGCTCCGCTGGTGAACTTTAGCTGTGGGGTGGTGGCAGGTGTCATGGCGTCGCTGGCCACACAGCCAGCGGACGTCGTGAAGACCCATATTCAAATCAGCCCATCCCACTGGAGCACGAGAGATGCTGTCCGCTACATCTACATG GAGCATGGCATGGGCGGGTTTTTCCGTGGGGCTGTACCCAGGTCTCTGAGACGCACTCTGATGGCTGCCATGGCTTGGACTGTCTACGAACAGCTGATGGCAAGAATGGGCCTCAAATCCTGA
- the LOC144536597 gene encoding mitochondrial glycine transporter B-like isoform X3 — MFNVLINVIRTENFFSLWKGVSPSFVRCIPGVGIYFSTFYSLKQHYFLERAPNAGEAVLLGAGARTVAGVCMLPFTVIKTRFESGCYNYVSVAGALRSVYETEGIRALFSGLTATLLRDAPFSGIYVMFYSQAKKAMSQEVTSSPYAPLVNFSCGVVAGVMASLATQPADVVKTHIQISPSHWSTRDAVRYIYMEHGMGGFFRGAVPRSLRRTLMAAMAWTVYEQLMARMGLKS, encoded by the exons ATGTTCAACGTTTTAATCAACGTTATCAGGACAGAGAATTTCTTCAGTCTGTGGAAGGGAGTGTCACCA TCATTTGTGCGCTGCATCCCTGGGGTGGGCATCTACTTCAGCACCTTCTACTCCCTAAAGCAGCATTACTTCCTAGAGCGGGCACCCAACGCTGGCGAGGCTGTTCTGCTTGGAGCGGGTGCCAGAACTGTGGCTGGCGTCTGCATGCTGCCATTCACAGTCATCAAGACACGCTTCGAG AGTGGCTGCTACAACTATGTGAGTGTGGCAGGGGCTCTGAGGAGTGTGTATGAGACGGAGGGAATCAGGGCCCTGTTCTCAGGGCTGACTGCCACGCTGCTCCGAGACGCTCCGTTCTCCGGCATCTACGTCATGTTCTACAGCCAGGCCAAGAAGGCGATGTCTCAAG AGGTAACTTCGTCGCCCTATGCTCCGCTGGTGAACTTTAGCTGTGGGGTGGTGGCAGGTGTCATGGCGTCGCTGGCCACACAGCCAGCGGACGTCGTGAAGACCCATATTCAAATCAGCCCATCCCACTGGAGCACGAGAGATGCTGTCCGCTACATCTACATG GAGCATGGCATGGGCGGGTTTTTCCGTGGGGCTGTACCCAGGTCTCTGAGACGCACTCTGATGGCTGCCATGGCTTGGACTGTCTACGAACAGCTGATGGCAAGAATGGGCCTCAAATCCTGA
- the LOC144536597 gene encoding mitochondrial glycine transporter B-like isoform X2, with protein sequence MEFTSAHPALKAFLCGSLSGTCSTLLFQPLDLVKTRLQTLQNNAKLGAPKVGMFNVLINVIRTENFFSLWKGVSPSFVRCIPGVGIYFSTFYSLKQHYFLERAPNAGEAVLLGAGARTVAGVCMLPFTVIKTRFESGCYNYVSVAGALRSVYETEGIRALFSGLTATLLRDAPFSGIYVMFYSQAKKAMSQEVTSSPYAPLVNFSCGVVAGVMASLATQPADVVKTHIQISPSHWSTRDAVRYIYMEHGMGGFFRGAVPRSLRRTLMAAMAWTVYEQLMARMGLKS encoded by the exons ATGGAGTTCACATCG GCTCATCCAGCTCTCAAAGCCTTTTTGTGTGGCTCTCTCAGCGGCACCTGCTCTACACTACTCTTCCAGCCTCTGGATCTGGTCAAGACACGGCTGCAGACCCTACAGAACAATGCCAaactggg TGCACCAAAGGTGGGGATGTTCAACGTTTTAATCAACGTTATCAGGACAGAGAATTTCTTCAGTCTGTGGAAGGGAGTGTCACCA TCATTTGTGCGCTGCATCCCTGGGGTGGGCATCTACTTCAGCACCTTCTACTCCCTAAAGCAGCATTACTTCCTAGAGCGGGCACCCAACGCTGGCGAGGCTGTTCTGCTTGGAGCGGGTGCCAGAACTGTGGCTGGCGTCTGCATGCTGCCATTCACAGTCATCAAGACACGCTTCGAG AGTGGCTGCTACAACTATGTGAGTGTGGCAGGGGCTCTGAGGAGTGTGTATGAGACGGAGGGAATCAGGGCCCTGTTCTCAGGGCTGACTGCCACGCTGCTCCGAGACGCTCCGTTCTCCGGCATCTACGTCATGTTCTACAGCCAGGCCAAGAAGGCGATGTCTCAAG AGGTAACTTCGTCGCCCTATGCTCCGCTGGTGAACTTTAGCTGTGGGGTGGTGGCAGGTGTCATGGCGTCGCTGGCCACACAGCCAGCGGACGTCGTGAAGACCCATATTCAAATCAGCCCATCCCACTGGAGCACGAGAGATGCTGTCCGCTACATCTACATG GAGCATGGCATGGGCGGGTTTTTCCGTGGGGCTGTACCCAGGTCTCTGAGACGCACTCTGATGGCTGCCATGGCTTGGACTGTCTACGAACAGCTGATGGCAAGAATGGGCCTCAAATCCTGA
- the ift56 gene encoding intraflagellar transport protein 56, translating to MILSRVKPAVGGETTLSISEKKRKNKTKVPNLEEYLQQRDYLGALTLLEFQRSIGEKEEHTDQWIGYCAFHLGDYKRAMEEYKSLTMKPECPAQVWVFLACALFFLGLYKEAEEAASKAPMSPLQNRLLFHLAHKFNDEKKLMGFHQNLEDVTEDQLSLASIHYMRSHYQEAIDIYKRLLLQNRDYLALKVYVALCYYKLDYYDVSQEVLAVYLQSMPDSTIALNLKACNHFRLYNGKAAEAELKNLIDISSCSFEFAKELIRHNLVVFRGGEGALQVLPPLIDVIPEARLNLVIYYLRQDDVQEAYNLIQDLVPTTPQEYILKGVVNAALGQEIGSRDHLKIAQQFFQLVGGSASECDTIPGRQCMASCFFLLRLFEDVLIYLNSVKGYFYNDDTFNFNYAQAKAALGNYKEAEEIFLLIQSEKIKNDYVYLSWLARCYIMNQRGRLAWELYLKMGTSSDSFSLLQLIANDCYKMGQFYYAAKAFDALEKLDPGSNYWEGKRGACVGIFQLILANKESKETLKEVLSLLRNSGNPQVEYIIRVLRKWAKDNRVLLS from the exons ATG ATCCTTTCTCGCGTGAAGCCAGCCGTGGGAGGAGAGACAACGTTGAGCATCagtgagaaaaagaggaaaaacaagacaaaagttCCTAACTTGGAGGAATACCTGCAACAGAGAGACTACCTTGGGGCTTTGACACTGTTAGAG TTTCAAAGAAGTATCGGCGAGAAAGAGGAGCATACGGACCAATGGATTGGCTACTGCGCCTTTCACTTGGGTGATTACAAGAGAGCTATGGAG GAGTACAAGTCTCTGACCATGAAGCCTGAATGTCCTGCTCAGGTGTGGGTCTTTCTGGCCTGTGCACTGTTTTTTCTGGGGCTCTATAAAGAGGCTGAGGAGGCTGCATCTAAGG CGCCAATGTCCCCCCTCCAAAATCGATTACTCTTCCACTTGGCTCACAAG TTCAATGATGAGAAGAAGCTGATGGGTTTCCACCAGAACCTGGAGGATGTGACAGAGGACCAGCTGAGCCTGGCATCCATCCACTACATGCGCTCCCACTACCAGGAGGCTATAGACATCTATAAACGCCTTCTACTGCAGAACAG AGATTACCTCGCCCTGAAAGTTTACGTGGCTCTGTGTTACTACAAGCTGGACTACTACGATGTGTCCCAGGAGGTGTTGGCTGTGTACCTGCAGAGCATGCCAGACTCCACTATTGCCCTCAACCTCAAGGCCTGCAACCACTTCAGACTCTACAATGGCAAGGCAGCTGAG GCTGAGTTGAAGAACCTAATCGACATCTCCTCCTGCTCCTTTGAGTTTGCTAAGGAGCTTATCCGACACAACCTG GTGGTGTTCCGCGGTGGGGAGGGGGCGTTGCAGGTGCTGCCTCCTCTGATCGATGTGATCCCCGAGGCCAGACTCAACCTGGTCATCTACTATCTCAGACAAG ATGATGTCCAGGAAGCCTACAACCTCATCCAAGATTTGGTGCCCACAACACCTCAG GAGTATATTTTGAAAGGAGTGGTAAATGCGGCGTTGGGACAAGAAATTGGATCA AGGGATCATCTGAAAATTGCTCAGCAGTTCTTTCAGTTAGTTGGAGGCTCGGCCAGCGAGTGTG ACACTATTCCTGGCAGGCAGTGCATGGCCTCCTGCTTCTTCCTCTTGAGACTGTTTGAAGATGTTCTCATATATCTAAACTCAGTCAAG GGTTACTTCTATAATGATGATACGTTCAACTTCAACTATGCTCAAGCTAAAGCAGCCCTTGGCAACTACAAAGAAGCAGAAGAG ATTTTTCTGCTGATTCAGAGTGAAAAGATCAAGAATGACTATGTCTACCTCAGCTGGCTGGCACGATGCT ACATAATGAACCAGAGGGGTCGGCTTGCCTGGGAGCTCTATCTGAAGATGGGCACTTCCTCCGATTCCTTTAGTCTGCTGCAGCTCATTGCCAACGACTGCTACAAG ATGGGCCAGTTCTACTATGCAGCTAAAGCATTTGATGCACTGGAGAAACTGGACCCAGGATCCAACTACTGGGAGGGCAAGAGAGGGGCATGTGTTGGCATCTTCCAGCTCATACTAGCAAACAAGGAGTCCAA GGAGACACTTAAAGAGGTGTTGTCTCTGCTGCGAAATTCAGGAAACCCCCAGGTTGAATACATCATCCGAGTTCTGAGGAAGTGGGCCAAAGACAACAGAGTCCTCCTCTCATGA